One Rubripirellula reticaptiva genomic region harbors:
- a CDS encoding DUF6800 family protein, translated as MPSGIERVREIRRRRTRKKKVAKLLARAQAGTMEKSEVARKLRRMTTGAEIIIAREGLA; from the coding sequence ATGCCGTCCGGAATCGAACGTGTTCGCGAAATTCGTCGTCGACGCACCCGCAAGAAAAAAGTTGCGAAGCTGTTGGCTCGCGCCCAAGCCGGAACGATGGAAAAGTCGGAAGTTGCTCGCAAGCTACGCCGAATGACCACCGGTGCAGAAATCATCATCGCTCGCGAAGGCTTGGCGTAA
- a CDS encoding SpoIIE family protein phosphatase — protein sequence MAFLVTNNSSGESTRFELVDRETTLGRHPECSIVVEAGAVSRYHAKVFKEGDQFFVEDSGSRNGTFLNGQLLTEPELLAQGDRIRVSDVEFEFQGEVIPEFARAGNEMTFDGSNFGIMMVDETETNGNGEDSGTAFGAKIEFRSSAEGLKMVATPEAKLEALMQINRNLTGALAVDEVLPKVLSSLFSIFPAADRGFIVMQDAAGNLVPRWVKTRALQDETETVRISRTILREVMNSGEAILSLDASEDSRFDSSQSIADFSIKSMICAPLLDADGKAYGALQIDSTQGRGQFREEDTDLLAGVAAQAGIVINNARMHEQALQQKETEQDLKLATEVQQAFLPQSPPDATGFRVRSFYKAANHIGGDYFDYIHLTDGRVAIVVADVVGHGVAAAMFMAKLSAETRFCLASDPDVGSAIERLNDHMSRLHVERFITFLVIVVDPTDEYVSIVNAGHMAPLVRKKSDGSICEPSEEESGLPIAIDDGMEYEVVRFKFEVGDLAVLYTDGINEAMDKQDEEFGIDRLRGLTAAPGDADAIKDSIVEAVLKHIGDAPPFDDMCMVVIERLNPAVPRPAKDISDTVTEDLL from the coding sequence ATGGCTTTTTTGGTTACCAACAACAGCAGCGGCGAATCCACGCGATTCGAATTGGTCGATCGGGAAACCACGCTTGGGCGTCACCCCGAGTGCAGCATTGTGGTCGAAGCCGGCGCCGTCAGCCGTTATCACGCAAAGGTCTTCAAGGAAGGCGATCAGTTCTTCGTCGAAGACTCGGGCAGTCGAAATGGGACGTTTTTGAACGGGCAATTGCTGACCGAGCCTGAGCTTTTGGCTCAGGGCGACCGGATCCGAGTCAGTGACGTCGAGTTCGAATTTCAGGGCGAAGTGATCCCCGAGTTTGCGCGTGCCGGCAACGAAATGACGTTCGACGGATCGAACTTCGGCATCATGATGGTCGATGAGACCGAAACCAATGGCAACGGCGAAGACTCGGGAACTGCGTTCGGTGCAAAAATCGAATTCCGCAGCTCTGCCGAGGGGCTGAAGATGGTCGCAACGCCCGAGGCAAAGCTCGAGGCGTTGATGCAGATCAACCGAAACCTGACCGGTGCGTTGGCGGTCGATGAAGTATTGCCGAAGGTGCTCAGCAGTCTGTTCAGTATTTTTCCTGCGGCTGACCGTGGCTTTATCGTCATGCAGGATGCCGCGGGCAATCTTGTGCCGCGTTGGGTCAAGACGCGTGCACTACAGGACGAAACCGAAACCGTCCGAATCAGCCGCACGATCTTGCGTGAAGTCATGAATTCGGGTGAAGCAATTCTGTCGCTTGATGCATCCGAAGACAGTCGCTTTGACAGCAGCCAATCGATCGCCGACTTCTCGATCAAGTCGATGATCTGTGCTCCGCTGCTTGACGCCGATGGGAAAGCCTACGGAGCCCTACAGATCGATTCGACCCAAGGACGTGGCCAGTTCCGCGAAGAGGACACTGATTTGCTGGCCGGTGTCGCCGCACAAGCTGGAATCGTGATCAACAACGCCCGCATGCACGAACAGGCGCTGCAGCAAAAGGAAACGGAGCAGGATTTGAAGCTAGCCACCGAAGTCCAGCAGGCGTTCTTGCCGCAATCGCCGCCCGACGCGACAGGATTTCGCGTTCGCAGTTTCTACAAAGCTGCCAACCACATCGGCGGCGACTACTTTGACTACATCCACCTGACCGATGGACGCGTGGCGATCGTCGTTGCGGACGTCGTGGGTCACGGAGTCGCGGCGGCGATGTTCATGGCGAAGTTGTCGGCCGAGACGCGTTTTTGCTTGGCAAGCGATCCCGACGTGGGAAGCGCGATTGAGCGGCTGAACGACCACATGAGTCGGCTGCATGTCGAGCGATTCATTACGTTCTTGGTCATCGTGGTCGACCCAACCGACGAATATGTCTCGATCGTGAACGCCGGCCACATGGCTCCGCTGGTTCGCAAAAAGTCCGACGGATCGATCTGTGAGCCCAGCGAAGAGGAATCGGGTTTGCCGATCGCTATCGACGACGGCATGGAGTACGAGGTGGTGCGGTTCAAGTTCGAAGTCGGCGATTTGGCGGTGCTGTACACCGACGGGATCAACGAAGCGATGGACAAGCAGGACGAAGAGTTCGGGATCGATCGGTTGCGGGGACTGACGGCCGCACCTGGTGATGCCGATGCGATCAAGGACAGCATCGTCGAAGCGGTTTTGAAACACATCGGTGACGCTCCGCCGTTCGACGACATGTGCATGGTCGTGATCGAGCGGTTGAACCCAGCAGTGCCGCGGCCAGCCAAAGACATCAGCGATACGGTCACCGAAGACCTTCTTTAG
- a CDS encoding acylphosphatase gives MSIKPKRVHVQFTGHVQGVGFRMTVVEQSVNLAVHGFVQNEPDGSVTLDAEGSPADLKELIRRIKSAMSGKIDGVSVDDREPLGKSVGGIMIRR, from the coding sequence ATGTCGATAAAGCCTAAACGCGTGCACGTCCAGTTCACCGGACACGTCCAGGGAGTCGGTTTCCGGATGACGGTGGTCGAGCAGTCGGTGAATCTAGCCGTTCACGGTTTCGTTCAAAACGAACCGGATGGCAGTGTCACACTGGACGCCGAAGGGTCGCCCGCAGACTTAAAAGAGCTGATCCGCCGAATCAAATCGGCGATGTCAGGCAAGATTGACGGAGTCAGCGTCGATGACCGAGAACCACTGGGTAAGTCAGTCGGTGGAATCATGATCCGCCGCTAG